The DNA window CCCCCTATATCGACGAAACCGACCCGCATCTTGAACAGGGCGATGTGCGCTTTGAGCCAAAAACGGCGCTGGTTGCTGCCGACAGTGGGCTTGCCGATTTGGCGCATATTATTCGTGAAGGCCGTCATTTCCTCGTCCCCGGCGGCGTTATGTTGCTGGAACATGGCTGGACGCAGGGTAAAGCGATGCGCGAGTTATTTCGCGAGGCCGGGTACCACAATGTTTCCACCTGCCGCGATTACGGAGATAACGAACGTCTAACGTTGGGGCTGATACCGGGAGGGACGCATGAATCTGTTTAGCGCGGTGCTGTATCTGCATATTGCCTGCGTGGTGGTCTCAGTCAGTCTGTTCGTTTTACGTTACTGGTGGAGCTGGAGCGGTAACCGCCTGCTCGATCAGCGCTGGGTGCGCATTGTGCCGCACTGTAGCGATACGCTGCTGTTTCTCAGCGGCGCCGGGTTAATGGCAATAACGCACTATCTGCCGTTCACCGAGGACGGTACATGGCTGACTGAAAAGCTGTTTGGCGTTATCATTTATATCGCATTGGGATTTATCGCGCTGGGCCGTCGTCGCCCGCGCAGTCAGCAGAGCCGGTTTGTTGCCTTTCTGCTGGCCCTGGTGGTGTTGTTTATCATTATTCAACTCGCCATCACAAGAATACCGTTACTGGGGTAAGGCATGAGGTCGTTAGCTGATTTCGAATTTAATAAAGCGCCGTTATGTGACGGCATGGTCCTCATTTCTGAATTAATCCGCGACGATTTTCCGACGCACTATGTGCAGGATGAACTGGAGCGGTTGCTAGGTCTGGCGCAGGAGGAGATTGCTTCTTCCTGGGATCAGGAACGCCAGATCGAGCGTTTGCTGGAACTTTTTTACAAGGACTGGGGATTCAGCGCATCCCATGGCGTCTACCGCCTGTCCGATGCCCTGTGGATTGATAAGGTTCTGAACAACCGACAGGGCAGCGCGGTGTCGTTAGGTGCTGTCCTGTTGTGGATTGCTCAGCGTCTGTCTCTGCCGGTTGTACCGGTGATTTTCCCAACGCAGATGCTGCTTCGCGCCGATCCCGAAGAGAGTGAAGAGATGTGGCTTATCAACCCGTTCAATGGCGAAACCCTGAACGAGCACACTCTGGAGGTCTGGCTGAAGGGCAATATTAGTCCGCTTGCCGAATTGTTTAATGAGGATCTTGATGAGGCTGATAACGCAGAAGTGATCCACAAACTGCTTGATACTCTGAAATCAGCCCTGATGGAAGAGCGGCAGATGGAACTGGCGTTAGGCACCAGCGAGGCGCTCTTGCAGTTCAATCCAGAAGACCCGTATGAAATTCGCGATCGTGGACTGATTTACGCCCAGCTTGAGTGCGATCATGTGGCATTGCAGGATCTCAACTACTTCGTGGAGCAGTGCCCGGAAGACCCGATCAGCGAAATGATCCGTGCGCAGATCAACACCATTTCGCATAAACAAATTACATTGCATTAGTCTGAAACCATTCCGGTTACACCCTGATAAGGCGAACTTATGAAACAAAAAGTGGTTAGCATTGGTGATATCGACGTAGCAAACGACCTGCCATTCGTTCTGTTTGGTGGGATGAACGTGCTGGAATCCCGCGATCTCGCGATGCGCATCTGCGAGCACTACGTGACCGTCACGCAGAAGCTGGGTATCCCATACGTATTCAAAGCCTCTTTTGATAAAGCTAACCGTTCTTCCATCCACTCCTATCGTGGGCCGGGTCTGGAAGAAGGGATGAAGATTTTCCAGGAGCTGAAACAGACTTTTGGTGTGAAAATCATCACCGATGTCCACGAAGCCAGCCAGGCGCAGCCGGTTGCTGATGTGGTTGACGTTATCCAGTTGCCAGCGTTCCTGGCGCGCCAGACTGACCTGGTCGAAGCGATGGCGAAAACCGGTGCGGTCATTAACGTTAAGAAACCGCAGTTCGTGAGCCCGGGCCAGATGGGTAACATCGTCGATAAATTTATCGAAGGCGGTAACGACCAGATTATTCTGTGCGATCGCGGTGCTAACTTCGGCTACGACAACCTGGTTGTCGATATGCTGGGCTTTGGGGTGATGAAAAAATCATCCAACAACTCACCGGTTATCTTTGATGTGACCCACGCGCTACAGTGTCGTGACCCGTTTGGCGCGGCCTCAGGCGGTCGTCGTGCACAGGTTGCTGAACTGGCGCGTGCAGGTATGGCGGTGGGTATCGCCGGTCTGTTCATCGAAGCACACCCGGATCCTGAACACGCGAAATGCGACGGTCCGTCCGCGCTGCCGCTGGATAAACTGGAACCGTTCCTCAAGCAAATGAAAGCCATCGACGATCTGGTCAAAGGCTTTGATGAGCTGGATACCAGCAAGTAATTGCCGCCCCTGATATGACAAAAGCCTGCCCGTTGCAAAACCGGCAGGCTTTTTTAATGATCCCGGCAAGCTTACGCTGCCGGGGAAAAGTCAGGCAAAAATAGTCATCAGGTAGGCGGCAAATAGCGCCAGGTGCGCCGCGCCGTTGAGTACATTGGTGCGCCCGGTAGAGAAGGAAATATGGCATAGCACCAACGAGGCGACCATCACCACCATCTCCGGCGCGCCAAGGCCAAAGAGTAGTTCGTTGCCGGTGAGGATAGCGATTAGCGTTACCACCGGTACCGTCAGGGAAATCGTTGCCAGCACCGAACCGAAGAACAGGTTCATCGCCCGCTGAACCTGGTTGTTCAGTACCGCTTTTAGCGCACCGAGGCCTTCCGGGGAGAGGATCAGCAGGGCGACCAGGAAGCCGGTAAAGGCCACCGGCGCGTTCATGCTGGTCAGCAAAGTCTCCAGTGGATTGGCGTTCATCTTGGTGACGGCGATAACCGCAACCAGGTGGACCAGCAGCCAGGCGGTATGCCACTTGCTGCTATGCGCTGACGGTTTGCCATGATGCGGGTCGTCGTCGTCGCTGTCATCTTCGTGCTCGTAAATAAACAGGCTCTGGTGGGTTTTGGTCTGAATCAGCAGAAATACACCATACATTCCAGCAGATATCAGCGCCACCAGCAAAGCCTGTCCGGTGGTGAAGTTGGCCCCCGGTAGCGCCATCGGGAAAACCAGCACGATAATCGCCAGTGGGAACAGGGCGATTAAGTACTGTTTAATGCCGAACAGATTCATATATTGGGTGGCAAATTTACGCCCACCAAGAAGTAGTGAAAAGCCCACCAGACCGCCGGTGACGATCATAATGATCGAATAAAGCGTGTCGCGCATCAGCGTTGGCGCGGCGTCGCCGGTGGCCATTAATGCAGAAATCAGGCTAACTTCAAGAATAACCACCGAGAGGCTCAAAATTAACGAGCCATAGGGTTCGCCGAGGCGATGCGCCAGAACGTCGGCGTGGCGTACTACGCTAAATGCGCTGCTCAGGATCCCGACCAACGCCAGAATATTTATTGCAATGACCACTGGCAGTGACTGGCTGCTTCCCAAAAAAAACAGCACCGCCAGCGCCAGAACCGGAAAGGCGAGGGTGGTCTCCTTGTGGCGGGTTTTTACCGCCTCATGTGCTTCGGTCATGAACCATCTCCAAGTGTGCAGGTGTTATAATTATAGATACCGTAAGTTAATAAAATAACAGACATTGATGAAAGTAATTTGTTTTTTTACTTAAATTTACCACTCTTGCCTTATAAAACTGATAGATTGCCATAAACTGCGGTTACTGTTGTTTTGTATTTATTATTCAGATGATTACTAAAATATCTTTCTCATTTATCTATCGCCTTGCCAACCAGAAAATCACCTTCCAGACTTAATATTCATACGCAATCTGGAGGTCATCATGCCTTATCGCAGCAAAAGTGAATTACCCGAGAGCGTTCAGCACGTCCTGCCCGCACATGCCCAGGAGATCTATAAAGAAGCGTTTAACAGCGCGTGGGATCAGTACAAACACAAAGAAGACCGACGAGATGACGCCAGCCGTGAAGAAACGGCGCATAAGGTCGCCTGGGCGGCGGTAAAAAATGATTATGAAAAAGGCGATGACGATAAGTGGCATAAGAAGAAATAATCGCTTTTACTGCGACATCTGCTGCCTGAGCCCTTGCCCAGCGGGCGTTCATTGCTTATTGTCAAATAAAGCTGGATAATAATTCGGCAATATTTCATGGATGGCATCAGATAATCGCCGGGAAGCGGGCAGTGGTGGAGGTAGTAGAAAGTGTTAACTCGTGATTTCTTACTGAATGCGGATTGTAAAACAGCGTTTGGCGCTATTGAGGAATCGCTTCTCTGGTCGGCAGAGCAACGGGCAGCCTCTTTGGCGGCGACCCTGGCCTGCCGTCCGGACGATGGCTCGGTATGGATCTTTGGCTATGGTTCCCTGATGTGGAACCCGGCGCTTGAATACCGTGAATCCTGTACCGGCACGCTGCCGGGCTGGCATCGCGCGTTTTGCCTGCGACTCACCGCCGGGCGCGGTAGCGCAAACCAGCCGGGCCGCATGCTGGCGCTGAAAGAGGGCGGGCGCACCACTGGCGTGGCCTACCGCCTGCCCGATGAAACCCTGGATGAAGAGCTGACGCTTCTATGGAAGCGGGAGATGATCACCGGCTGCTATCTGCCGACCTGGTGCAAGCTGGAGCTGGATGACGGCCGCACGGTCAACGCATTAGTCTTTATTATGGACCCGCGCCACCCGCTCTATGAAGCGGACACCAGCGCCCAGGTCATTGCGCCGCTGATAGCACGCGCCAGCGGGCCGCTTGGCACCAATGCCCAGTATCTGTTCTCCCTTGAGCAGGAGCTGTGCAAGCTCGGCATGCACGATGACTGCCTTGATGACCTGGTCAGCAAGGTGCGTAATCTGCTTGGGGATAATAGCCAGCCTGGGCTGGCTTAAGAATGAAGCGCCCGGGGGAAAACCGGGCGTTTGCTATCAGGCGGGAACGTAGCTGATTGAGTGCTCCAGCGACTGGCTGTGGCTATCGATGAGAACGTTCCAGGTACCATTGTAAGGTACGGTCAGATACGCGCTATCTCTGTCCTGCACACTCAGAATATCCGCATGACTATCGCCAGGAACTTTGGCGCTCATCAGGTGAATGTGGCAGCGTTCGGAACAACGCACCACCAACGTATCACCACCAAACAACGTTAAACTTGCTTTTACCATTGCCATTTAATCTCAACCCCGTTTCTGTCTACAGCGTCCTGCCTGCCCATTTCCACGCGTGATATGGTTCACACTTTGGTCTATGCATAACACCAAAGGGGAGGGATGCAGATGCTGATTTTGATCAACAAAAGGAGTAAAGATTAAACAAAAATGACGTTGTTCCTGAAAGCATTCAGCTGGCATTGTTTTTCCATCAATAAACGCCGCCAGCCTGATATTTAATCCCGTTTAAAAGAGATTATTCAGAAGGTCAGGACTTTATCCGCCGCCAGCGTCCACTGCGCCAGTTCAACAAGCGTACCAATCTCCACGCCGTCAATCAGCGGTAACGTGCTGATTCCTCGGCCATCGGCGCAGGTCTTACACAGCTTCACCGGCACGTTTTGCGCGGTGAGGATCTCCAGCATCTGCTGAATGTTGTAGCCTTCTGTCGGTTTCTGGCCGCGCAGACCGGCAGTGACCGCATCGGACATTAAAAACAGCTTGAGTTCGAGGTCAGATTGCTGCTCGCGCAGAGCGATAGCCAGACGCAGGCTATTGAAAAGAGATTCACTGCCGTAGGCGGCACCGTTAGCGATAATCACAACACGTTGCATAAGGACTCCTTCTATAAGGCACGGTTATTGCTTGGTTGAAGTATAAAGCGTTAACCCGGGAGAGGGGTATGAATAATATGGCTGGCAATGCGCCCGAGGCGGGCGACTGGTTTGCACGAGCGCGTCGATTGCAGAGACAGCAGTTGCATCAGCTGGCGCAGCAGGGGGAACTGGCAAGTCAAATAAGTGCTCTGGTGCATATGCTTCAGTGTGAGCGAGGTGCGTCAAACATCTGGTTGTGCTCGGGAGGCCGACTTTACGCCGCGGAGTGCCGGGCGGGTGCGGCGCTGGTGGATGAGCAATTAACGCTATTCTATGCGGCGCTTGACCCAGCCCGTAGCTCAGCCAGCAGCGCGCTGTGCTGGCGTATCGCCAGCGCGGTCTGGTACTTGACGCAGCTAACGGTCCTACGCGAGCGCGTGCGCGGTCAGAAAATTGCCGCCGAGGAGGCGACGGGGCAATTTAGCCTTATCATCCGCCATCTGTTGAATATTGTCCCGCAGCTCAATGACAGCATCGACGATCCGCAAATCGCCGGGCGCATGGTGGCACTCTACAGCTTTATGCAAGGGAAAGAGCTGGCCGGGCAGGAGCGTGCGCTGGGGGCGTTGGGCTTTGCTCGCGGGCAGTTTAGCGGTGAGCTGCGCCAGCAGCTGGTGGACCGTATTGACGGTCAGCAGCCTTGCTTTGACAGCTTCCAGGCCTTGGCTCATCCCCCGCAAACGACCCTGTTTGCTGAACAGTGTCAGGCCAGCCTGGAAATCGAACAGCTGCGGCGTATTGCCTGCACTCGCCAACCTCCTGCGGATGATGGCGAAACGGCATTGCGCTGGTTTTGCGCCCAGACTCAGCGCCTGGAGCAGCTGCGCGGAGTGGAAGAGCTGCTGATTGTTGACTTGCTTAACGCGACCGATGCTCTGCTGGAAGAAGAACAAGCCCCACCAACTGACTGGCAGGAGGCGGATGTCAGCGACAGCGTCACCCATAGGCTGGATAAACAGCTGTTGCCGCTGGTTCGCCAGCAGGCCCACGAGCTGCAACAGCTCTCCGGACAACTGGCATCGTTAAAGGATGCGCTGGAAGAGCGCAAACTGATTGAAAAAGCCAAAAGCGTGCTGATGGCTCACCAGGGAATGCAGGAGGAGCAGGCCTGGCAGGCGCTACGCAAAATGGCGATGGATAAGAATCAGCGTATGGTAGAGATAGCCCGCGCGCTGCTGACGGTGAAGTCGTTATGGCAGGTAACTCCAAAGGAGTAGATGCACAATCAGTGGGCATTTGCTGCCAGACGACGGTGCATTTTTACCGTGAAATCGCCAGCATTGGCCGTGAAAAGTACGGAAAATGGGCATGTGCAATTCTGGCATCGGCTTTGCATTTGATAAAATGAGTGAATAAAAGTTTTGGGCAACGGGCCAATGGCGGTGCGTGTGTCCATGGATAAAGGCGTCCTGCAGTGCGTAAGCACTGCCGGGCGCTTTTTTTTGCGCGTTTCTGGAGCGGTTATGGGCGATAAGTTTTCGATTTCACGGCGGCGTTTATTACAGTCAGGGGCCGCGCTGGGCGGCGCAATGCTGCTGCCCGGCATGATGCAGGCGGCGTGGGCGGCAGGTTCGGATAAGCCGGAACAGACCACCGTGCGGGTGGGTTTTATTCCACTGACCGACTGCGCGCCCTTAGCCATTGCCTCCCTGAAGGGGTTTGATAAAAAGCACGGCATTACCCTCGTGCCGAGCAAAGAGGCCAGTTGGGCGGCGGTGCGTGACAAGCTGGTCGCCGGAGAGCTGGACGCCGCGCACATTCTGTACGGCATGCTTTACGGCCTCGAACTGGGCATCGCCAGTAAACCGCAGGCGATGGCCAATCTGATGACCCTTAACCGCAATGGTCAGGCCATTACCCTTTCCAGCGAGCTACAAGAGAAGGGCGTCACCGACCTTAGCGGGCTGAAAAAAATGATCGGCCAGAGCGCGCCGGGCAGCTACACCTTCGCCCACACCTTCCCTACCGGTACCCACGCGATGTGGCTCTACTACTGGCTGGCAAGCGGCGGAATTAACCCATTCGAAGATATCCGCACGGTTGTCGTGCCGCCACCGCAAATGGTGATGAACATGCGCATCGGCAATATGAGCGGTTTCTGCGTCGGTGAGCCGTGGAACGCGCGCGCCATTAACGATCGCATCGGCTTTACCGCCGCCACCTCTCAGGATATCTGGCCGGAACATCCGGAAAAAATTCTCGGTACCCGCAGCGAATGGGTTGAGCGCAATCCCAATACCGCGCGCGCGCTGGTGGCAGCGGTGATGGAGGCTCAGCGCTGGATTGAAGCCTCGGCGGATAACACCCGTGAAACGGCGCGGATCCTCGCCAGGCGCGCATGGCTGAACACCAAAGAGCAGTACCTCACCGGACGCATGCTCGGTGAGTACGACAACGGTATCGGTCGCCACTGGCAGGATGCGCACCCGATGCGTTTCTACGCGCAGGGCGAAGTGAGCTTCCCGTGGCTCTCGGACGGGATGTGGTTTTTGACCCAATTCCGCCGCTGGGGATTACTGAAATCGGCGCCGGATTATCAGGCGGTGGCCCAGCGTATTAACCGTATTGACGTCTGGAAAGAGGCCGCGCAGGCGGTGGGCGGTATCAGCACGCCAACGCAACTGCTGCGCAGTAGCACATTGCTGGACGGCAAGGTCTGGAATGGGGTTGACCCGGAAGGCTACGCCCGCAGTTTCGCGATTCAACGTAAGGGGGCATGAGATGAAACACGCATATAAAACGCAACCGCAGGACAACGCAGAGAAAACGCCCGGCGAAGTCATTACTCTGCCGCCGGTGCAGGTGCGCAAAACCACGCCTCCCGTCAGGCGCTGGCTGCGTGATACGACTCAGCGCCTGCTGCCGCCGCTGCTCGGGCTGGGGTTATTACTGCTGGGCTGGCAGCTGGCGGCGATGAACAGCAAAGGTTTCCCGACCCCGCTCAGTACTCTGGATTCTGCGCTGACGATCTTTGCTGACCCGTTTTATCAGGACGGACCGAATGATATGGGGATCGGCTGGAACGTGCTGGCATCGTTGCAGCGCGTGGCGATAGGGTTTGGCCTCGCCGCGCTGGCGGGTATTCCGTTGGGCTTCCTGATTGGCCGCTCAGTATTCTTCGCCCGGATGTTTAACCCGCTGATTGCCCTGTTGCGTCCGGTCAGTCCGCTGGCCTGGTTGCCCATTGGCCTGTTGCTGTTCCAGAAAGCGGAACCCGCTTCTAGCTGGACCATTTTTATCTGCTCTATCTGGCCGATGGTGATTAACACTGCCGAGGGCGTACGGCGCATTCCGCAGGATTACCTCAATGTGGCCCGCGTGCTGCAGCTTTCCGAATGGACGGTGATGCGCAAGATCCTCTTTCCGGCGGTATTGCCCGCCGTGCTGACCGGGGTTCGTCTCTCCATCGGCATCGCCTGGCTGGTGATCGTCGCCGCTGAAATGCTCACCGGTGGCTTAGGGATCGGCTTCTGGATCTGGAACGAGTGGAACAACCTCAACGTAGAAAACATCATCATCGCCATCGTCATCATCGGCGTGGTCGGGTTACTGCTGGAACAGGGGCTGATGTTGCTCGCCCGTCGTTTTAGCTGGCAGGAAAAATAAGGAGTCGCAAATGAAACCATTAATTCAGGTCCAGGGCGTCAGCCAGCGCTTCAACACCGCCAGCGGTGAATTCCTCGCATTGCAGAATGTCTCCTTCGACATCTATGAAGGGGAAACCATTAGCCTGATTGGCCACTCCGGCTGCGGCAAATCAACCCTGCTGAATCTGATTGCCGGGATAACCCTGCCGACGGAAGGCGGTCTGCTGTGCGACAACCGTGAAATCGCCGGGCCGGGGCCGGAACGCGCGGTGGTGTTCCAGAACCACTCCCTGCTGCCGTGGCTGACCTGCTTTGACAACGTGGCGCTGGCGGTGGATCAGGTCTTTCGTCGCAGCATGAGCAAAGCCGAACGCAAAGAGTGGATTGAGCACAACCTTGAGCGCGTGCAGATGGGGCACGCTTTGCATAAGCGTCCGGGGGAAATTTCCGGCGGGATGAAGCAGCGCGTCGGTATCGCCCGGGCGCTGGCAATGAAGCCGAAAGTGCTGCTGCTGGATGAACCCTTTGGCGCACTCGATGCCCTGACCCGGGCGCATTTACAGGACGCGGTAATGCAGATCCAGCAGTCGCTGAATACCACTATCGTGATGATTACCCACGATGTTGATGAAGCGGTGCTGCTTTCCGACAGGGTACTGATGATGACCAACGGCCCGGCGGCGACGGTTGGGGAGATCCTCGATGTCAATCTGCCGCGCCCGCGTAACCGCGTGCAGTTGGCGGACGACGGCCGCTATCACCATCTGCGCCAGCAGATCCTGCATTTCCTCTATGAAAAACAACCCAAAGCGGCATAGGGAGGCGGCGATGAAGCGGCAACTGGTGATTATCGGCAACGGCATGGCGGCGACTCGCCTGGCGCAGGCGCTGGTGGAGCGCGATGCGCAGCGGTTTAGCATCACGATTATTGGTGATGAACCGTGCCAGGCCTATAACCGCATTCAGCTGTCGCCGGTGCTTGGCGGAGAGAAAACGGCATCCGAGATGCAACTGCTGCCAGAAGCGTGGTATCAGCAGCATGACGTCACAATACGCGCCGGAGAGTCGGTCATCGCGGTGGATATTCAGGCCCGCACTCTACAAACCACCGACGGAAAACTCTGCTGGGATGAGCTGGTCTTCGCCACCGGATCGTTGCCGTTTATGCCGCCGCTGTTGGGTATTGAGCTGCCGCATGTTTTTGCGTTTCGCACTATTGCGGACGTTGAGGGCATTCTGGCAATCAACGGTCCGGCGGTGGTCATCGGCGGCGGCGTGCTTGGCGTTGAAGCCGCTGCGGCGCTACGACGCTACGGTGACAACGTCACTTTGTTACATCGCGGGCGCTGGCTGATGGAGCAGCAGACCGATGCCTTTGCTGGTGAACAGCTGCAAATACAGCTTGCCGAGCGTGGGATCCGCTGCGTGATGGAGAGCCGCATCGCCGCCATTAATGAGCGGGAAGTGCTGCTGGAGGATGGCCGCGCCTTTGCCGCCTCGCGGGTGGTACTGGCGACCGGCGTGCAGCCTAACAAACTGCTGGCCGAGTGCAGCGGGTTGGCGTGTGGCCGCGGAATTATTGTTGACCGCCAAATGGCTACTGCACAGCCGGGCGTCAGCGCCATTGGTGAATGTTGCGAAATCGATGGTCAGACCTGGGGGCTGGTGGCGCCGTGCCTGCGCCAGGCCGAGGTGCTTGCCGACCGTCTGTGCGGTCATGCCGGAGAAGATTTTCACTGGCAGGATAGCGGCACGCGCCTGAAGGTGACCGGCATTGAGCTATTCAGCGCTGGTGAACTGCGCGCTGATGAACAGGATGAAATTTGTACCAGCTGGGATCCGCTGGACCGCCACTACCGTCGCCTGCTGCTGCGCGATGGCAAGCTGCGCGGCGTCGTGTTGCTGGGCGATTGCGCCAGCGCCGCGCCGCTCACCGCCCTGCTGGGGGCGCATGCGCCCGCACCGGCAGACTGGCTCTTTGATCCTTCTTCAACGATGCAGCCGCGCGCTGCGGGACAAACTACCATGACAAAACCTGTTTTAGTGCTGGTCGGACACGGTATGGTCGGCCACCACTTTCTTGAGCAATGCGTCAGCCGTAACCTTCATCAGCAATACCGGATTGTGGTGTTCTGCGAAGAGCGCTATGCCGCCTACGATCGGGTACATCTGTCGGAATATTTCGCCGGACGCAGCGCCGAATCACTGTCGTTGGTGGAAGGGGACTTCTTCGCTCAGAACGGCATTGAGCTGCGTTTGCGGGAATCGGTCGCCAGCATTGACCGTGAAGCGCGAGTGGTGCGCGATGCCCAGGGCCACGAAACTCATTGGGATAAACTGGTGCTGGCAACGGGATCTTATCCGTTTGTCCCGCCGGTCTCAGGCAATGATCACGAAGGCTGCTTTGTCTACCGTACGCTTGACGATCTGGATCAGATTGCCGCCCGCGCCGCTAACGCCAGCAGTGGAGTGGTGATCGGCGGCGGCCTGCTCGGACTGGAAGCGGCTAATGCGCTCAAGCAACTGGGACTGGAAACGCACGTTGTGGAGTTTGCGCCAAACCTGATGGCGGTACAGCTGGACAACGGCGGCGCGGCGATGCTGCGGGAGAAAATCAGCGAACTGGGCGTAGGGGTGCACACCAGCAAGGCGACGACGGAAATTGTCGAGCATGAGCAGGGATTGATGCTGAACTTCGCCGATGGTGGCTCTCTGAAAACCGATATGGTGGTGTTTTCGGCGGGTATCCGCCCGCAGGACGCGCTGGCCCGCAGCAGCGAGCTGGAAATTGGCGAACGCGGCGGGATTTGTATCGACAACCAGTGCCGCACCTCGGATCCGGATGTGTTGGCAATTGGCGAGTGCGCCCTGTGGGAGAACAAAATTTATGGTCTGGTGGCTCCCGGTTATCAGATGGCGCGCGCCGCCGCCGCAACCCTGGCGGGCGAAGAGGCCAGCTTCACCGGGGCCGATATGAGTACCAAGCTGAAGTTGCTGGGCGTCGATGTGGCCTCTTTCGGCGACGCTCAGGGACGCACGCCGGGCTGCCAGAGCTACCAGTGGACCCACGGACCGGAGCAAATCTACAAAAAAATCGTGGTCAGTCAGGATGGTAAAACCCTGCTCGGCGGTGTACTGGTCGGTGATGCTGGTGATTATTCCACGCTGCTGCAGATGATGCTCAATGGCATGGCATTGCCCGCGCGCCCGGAAAGTTTGATTCTTCCGGCGCTGGAGGGCAGCGCGCCGAAAGCGCTCGGCGTAGCGGCATTGCCGGACAGCGCCCAGATTTGCTCCTGTCACAACGTCAGTAAGGCCGATATCTGCCTTGCGGTGAGAGGCGGTGCGGGCGATATGGCGGCGATCAAGAGCTGCACCAAAGCGGCAACCGGCTGCGGCGGCTGTAGCGCGCTGGTGAAACAGGTGATGGAGTACCAGCTTGGCGAGCAGGGTGTTGAAGTC is part of the Klebsiella huaxiensis genome and encodes:
- the sirB2 gene encoding invasion regulator SirB2, with the protein product MNLFSAVLYLHIACVVVSVSLFVLRYWWSWSGNRLLDQRWVRIVPHCSDTLLFLSGAGLMAITHYLPFTEDGTWLTEKLFGVIIYIALGFIALGRRRPRSQQSRFVAFLLALVVLFIIIQLAITRIPLLG
- the sirB1 gene encoding invasion regulator SirB1, which codes for MRSLADFEFNKAPLCDGMVLISELIRDDFPTHYVQDELERLLGLAQEEIASSWDQERQIERLLELFYKDWGFSASHGVYRLSDALWIDKVLNNRQGSAVSLGAVLLWIAQRLSLPVVPVIFPTQMLLRADPEESEEMWLINPFNGETLNEHTLEVWLKGNISPLAELFNEDLDEADNAEVIHKLLDTLKSALMEERQMELALGTSEALLQFNPEDPYEIRDRGLIYAQLECDHVALQDLNYFVEQCPEDPISEMIRAQINTISHKQITLH
- the kdsA gene encoding 3-deoxy-8-phosphooctulonate synthase; this encodes MKQKVVSIGDIDVANDLPFVLFGGMNVLESRDLAMRICEHYVTVTQKLGIPYVFKASFDKANRSSIHSYRGPGLEEGMKIFQELKQTFGVKIITDVHEASQAQPVADVVDVIQLPAFLARQTDLVEAMAKTGAVINVKKPQFVSPGQMGNIVDKFIEGGNDQIILCDRGANFGYDNLVVDMLGFGVMKKSSNNSPVIFDVTHALQCRDPFGAASGGRRAQVAELARAGMAVGIAGLFIEAHPDPEHAKCDGPSALPLDKLEPFLKQMKAIDDLVKGFDELDTSK
- the chaA gene encoding sodium-potassium/proton antiporter ChaA; its protein translation is MTEAHEAVKTRHKETTLAFPVLALAVLFFLGSSQSLPVVIAINILALVGILSSAFSVVRHADVLAHRLGEPYGSLILSLSVVILEVSLISALMATGDAAPTLMRDTLYSIIMIVTGGLVGFSLLLGGRKFATQYMNLFGIKQYLIALFPLAIIVLVFPMALPGANFTTGQALLVALISAGMYGVFLLIQTKTHQSLFIYEHEDDSDDDDPHHGKPSAHSSKWHTAWLLVHLVAVIAVTKMNANPLETLLTSMNAPVAFTGFLVALLILSPEGLGALKAVLNNQVQRAMNLFFGSVLATISLTVPVVTLIAILTGNELLFGLGAPEMVVMVASLVLCHISFSTGRTNVLNGAAHLALFAAYLMTIFA
- the chaB gene encoding putative cation transport regulator ChaB is translated as MPYRSKSELPESVQHVLPAHAQEIYKEAFNSAWDQYKHKEDRRDDASREETAHKVAWAAVKNDYEKGDDDKWHKKK
- a CDS encoding gamma-glutamylcyclotransferase gives rise to the protein MLTRDFLLNADCKTAFGAIEESLLWSAEQRAASLAATLACRPDDGSVWIFGYGSLMWNPALEYRESCTGTLPGWHRAFCLRLTAGRGSANQPGRMLALKEGGRTTGVAYRLPDETLDEELTLLWKREMITGCYLPTWCKLELDDGRTVNALVFIMDPRHPLYEADTSAQVIAPLIARASGPLGTNAQYLFSLEQELCKLGMHDDCLDDLVSKVRNLLGDNSQPGLA
- a CDS encoding DUF1883 domain-containing protein — protein: MAMVKASLTLFGGDTLVVRCSERCHIHLMSAKVPGDSHADILSVQDRDSAYLTVPYNGTWNVLIDSHSQSLEHSISYVPA
- a CDS encoding DsrE/DsrF/TusD sulfur relay family protein codes for the protein MQRVVIIANGAAYGSESLFNSLRLAIALREQQSDLELKLFLMSDAVTAGLRGQKPTEGYNIQQMLEILTAQNVPVKLCKTCADGRGISTLPLIDGVEIGTLVELAQWTLAADKVLTF
- the nasR gene encoding nitrate regulatory protein NasR (NasR is a transcription antiterminator and transcriptional regulator for the nasFEDCBA operon), with amino-acid sequence MNNMAGNAPEAGDWFARARRLQRQQLHQLAQQGELASQISALVHMLQCERGASNIWLCSGGRLYAAECRAGAALVDEQLTLFYAALDPARSSASSALCWRIASAVWYLTQLTVLRERVRGQKIAAEEATGQFSLIIRHLLNIVPQLNDSIDDPQIAGRMVALYSFMQGKELAGQERALGALGFARGQFSGELRQQLVDRIDGQQPCFDSFQALAHPPQTTLFAEQCQASLEIEQLRRIACTRQPPADDGETALRWFCAQTQRLEQLRGVEELLIVDLLNATDALLEEEQAPPTDWQEADVSDSVTHRLDKQLLPLVRQQAHELQQLSGQLASLKDALEERKLIEKAKSVLMAHQGMQEEQAWQALRKMAMDKNQRMVEIARALLTVKSLWQVTPKE
- a CDS encoding CmpA/NrtA family ABC transporter substrate-binding protein, with product MGDKFSISRRRLLQSGAALGGAMLLPGMMQAAWAAGSDKPEQTTVRVGFIPLTDCAPLAIASLKGFDKKHGITLVPSKEASWAAVRDKLVAGELDAAHILYGMLYGLELGIASKPQAMANLMTLNRNGQAITLSSELQEKGVTDLSGLKKMIGQSAPGSYTFAHTFPTGTHAMWLYYWLASGGINPFEDIRTVVVPPPQMVMNMRIGNMSGFCVGEPWNARAINDRIGFTAATSQDIWPEHPEKILGTRSEWVERNPNTARALVAAVMEAQRWIEASADNTRETARILARRAWLNTKEQYLTGRMLGEYDNGIGRHWQDAHPMRFYAQGEVSFPWLSDGMWFLTQFRRWGLLKSAPDYQAVAQRINRIDVWKEAAQAVGGISTPTQLLRSSTLLDGKVWNGVDPEGYARSFAIQRKGA